In Novosphingobium kaempferiae, the DNA window CACTCGTCAACCTCAGCGCCGACTGGCACCCGATGGGCGACAACGGCCCCGTCACACTGATGCTCTCGGCCGACAACCTGTTCGACGTGATCGGCCGCCGTTCGGCTTCGTTCACCAGCGACTTCGTGCCCATCGCCGGACGCGACGTTCGCCTGACGGCGAAATTCACCTATTAAGAAAATCAAGCCAAGCTTGTCTTGGCAAGGGGAGACCACGCTGTCATTCAGCACGGCGTGAGTCTCCCCGCCCCAACATCGCCGCTCCAGATCGCCGACTATCGCAAGTTCTGGCTCGCCCGCTTCCTCGCCGTACTGGCGACCACGGGCACCGTCGTCATCATCGGCTACCAGCTCTACGACGTGGCGCGGACCGACTATGGCATGTCGATCGCCCAAGCCTCGTTCCAGCTTGGCCTCCTCGGCTTCGCGCAGTTCCTGCCGGTGTTCCTGCTGACCCCCGTGGCGGGTTTCGTCGCCGACCGGTTCGACCGCCGCCGCGTCGCAGGCACTGCCTCATTGCTCGACATGTGCGTCGCCATCGGGCTCGGCATCACGACTACGATGGAAGTGCGCAGCCTGCCCGTGCTCTACGCCTTCGCGGTGCTGCACGGCGTGGTCCGCGTCTTCATCAGCCCCTCGATGTCTGCCATCGCCCCGAACATCGTACCGCCCAAGCTGATCCCACGCGCCATCGGCTTCAATTCGATCGCGATGCAGGCCGGGACCATCATCGGCCCTGCGGCCTACGGCTTCATGTTCGCGAGCCATCACGCCATGCCCTACTGGTGCTCGGCGCTGTTCACCCTCGGCGCGTCGATCTCGGTCCAGTCGATCCGCAACCTGCCCGCGATCCCGCGCGATCCCGCCAAGGCCCACCCGATCCGCCAGATCGTCGAGGGGTTCAACTTCGTCTGGAGCGAGCGCTTCCTGTTCGGCTGCATCACGCTCGACCTCTTCGCGGTGCTCCTCGGCGGCGCGACCGCGCTGATGCCGGTCTTCGCCCGCGACCTTCTCCATGTCGGCCCCGAGGGCCTCGGCCAGATGCGCGCCGCCACCGCCGCTGGTGCTGCGGTCGTCGCACTGTGGCTGTCGTTCCAACCGATGCAGTCGAACGTCGGCGTCAAGATGCTCGCCGCCGTCGTGGCTTACGGAGCGGCGACCATCGGCTTCGGCCTCTCGCGCCATTTCCTGCTGTCGCTGGCGTTCCTGGCGCTGCTGGGCGCCGCCGACATGATCTCCGTGTTCATCCGCAGTTCGCTCGTCCAGTTGCGCACCCCGGATGAAGTGCGAGGCCGCGTCTCCGCGATTTCCGGCCTCGCCATCTCCGCCTCGAACGAGTTGGGCGAGTTCCAGTCCGGTTTCGCCGCCGCGCTGCTCGGCGCTACCGGAGCGGTTGTCTTCGGAGGCAGCGCTGCCATAGTCATCACCCTTGCCTGGGCCTGGCTCTTCCCGGAAATCCGCCGGGCCCGCACCTTTGAAGCCCGTTGGGAGCAAAAAGCATGAAGGCCGACAGCATCCTCGCCACCATCGGCGATACCCCGCACATCCGCCTGTCCCGCCTGTTCCCGGACCATGAGGTCTGGGTGAAGGCCGAGCGCGCCAATCCCGGCGGCTCGATCAAGGACCGCATCGGTCTCGCCATGATCGAGGCGGCCGAGGCCGACGGCAGCCTCCAGCCCGGCGGCACGATCATCGAGCCGACCTCCGGCAACACCGGCATCGGCCTCGCCATGGCAGCCGCGGTCAAGGGCTACACGCTGGTCCTCGTCATGCCCGAATCGATGTCGGTCGAGCGCCGCCGCCTGATGCTGGCCTATGGCGCAAAGTTCGACCTGACCCCGCGCGAGAAGGGCATGAAGGGCGCCATCGAACGCGCCAAGGAACTGATCGAGGCTACCCCCGGCTCGTGGATGCCCCAGCAGTTCGACAACCCCGCGAACGTCGATATCCATGTGAAGACCACCGCGCAGGAAATCCTCAAGGACTTCGCGGAAGAGCCCATCGACGTGCTCGTCACCGGCGTCGGCACCGGCGGCCACCTCACCGGCTGCGCCGAGACGCTCAAGGCCGCATGGCCGTCGATGAAGGCCTATGCCGTGGAGCCGACGCTTTCGCCCGTCATCTCCGGCGGCCAGCCCGGCCCGCATCCGATCCAGGGCATCGGCGCAGGCTTCATCCCCGGCAACCTCCACACCCAGTCGATCGACGGCGCTATCCAGGTCGATCCGGCCGACGCCAAGGAATGGGCACGCCGCTGCGCCACGACCGAAGGGATGCTGGTCGGCATCAGTTCAGGCGCGACGCTTGCCGCCATCGCACAGAAGTTGCAGGATCTGCCCGCCGGCAGCCGCGTCCTCGGCTTCAACTACGATACCGGCGAACGCTACCTCTCGGTGCCGGATTTCCTGCCCGAATAAGCGCCCTTCCCGCGAATTGCCCGAGAGAACAATGACCTACACCCCTTCGCTCGAACCCGTCGCCTACTCGCATGCGGGCGTCGACCTCACCGGCTGGCTGGCCCGGCCGGAGGGCACGGCCCGTGCGGCCGTGGCGCTGTTTCCCACCATCGCCAACGTCATCCCGCTGATGGAAGAGCGCGCCCGCAAGCTGGCCGCGGAAGGCTATCTGGTGATGATCACCGACTTCTACGGCGAGCCGATCGCAAGCTTCGAGGCGTCGTTCCCCATCGCCGAGAAGCTGCGCGCCAACAACGACTACTACCGTGCCCGGATCATCGCCGGGATCGACGTACTGCGCGGGCTGGCGGATGGCCTGAAACTCTTCGCCATCGGTCACTGCATGGGAGGCCAGGCGGTGCTCGAAGCCGCGCGCGCGGGTGAGGAACTGGCAGGCGTGGTCAGCTTCCACGGCACCCTGCCGACGACGGCACCGGCCCAGCCCGGCGGCATCCGCCCGCGCATCCTCGTCTGCCACGGCGATGCCGACCCCCTCGTTCCGCGCGAACATGTCGTGGCGTTCTGGGAGGAAATGGACGCAGCCGGAGCGAACTGGCACTTCCACAGCTACGGCAACGTGAAGCACGGGTTCACCGACCCGCACAGCCCCGACAAGGGCATGGCGTTCCTCGACTACAACGTCAGCGCCGATCGCCAGTCCTGGGCGTCGATGCTGTCGTTCTTCGAAGAAATCCTGGGCTGATATACATTCCTCCCCGAGCTTGTCTCGGGGAGGTGGCGGCGCGAAGCGCTGACGGTGGGGCAGTGGCGCGAGGCTTCAGCGCTCGACCCGCTCCAGCACTTCGCCATCCAGCTTGCGATAGAAGCAGCTGCGCGCACCGGTGTGGCAGGCCGGGCCTTCGGGCGTGACGCGCAGTTCCAGCGCGTCCTGATCGCAGTCCACCCGGATTTCGTCCACACGCAGGAAGTGCCCTGAAGTCTCGCCCTTGAGCCACAGCTTCCCGCGAGAGCGTGAGTGGAAATGCGCCAGCCCCGTCTCACGGGTCTTCGCCAATGCCTCGGCGTCCATATAGGCGACCATCAGGATCTCTCGCGAACGCGAATCGACGGCGATGGCGATGAGCAATCCCTGCGCATCGAAGCGCGGCAGGAACGCTGTTCCCATCTCCCGTTCCTCAGTCGTCACGTCCGTCATAGCCCCGATCATCCCTGTTTCCGCTACCAGCGGCATAATTGTTGCAGCACAGCCACAGCGGCGGATCAAAATCCACGTTAACCGGCGAACCCTCTTTCCAAAAAAGACGATTCGGTGAAATCTGTCCTTGCAGCTGGGGGGCTGCTTCTGACCCACAGGTCGCTCGCAGGCAAGTGTTCGGCAAGGAACACCGGCCTGAAACGGAAAGCGGGCCACGGTTCAGGGAATGCTTACGATGAGGGATCGGACCAGACGGTATCAGGGGCACCGTCTAACTGCGCAAGCAGGGTTCAACAGTTTCGTCACGAGGACGCCCGGAGCCGCAAGGTTCCGGGCGTTTTCGTTTGATCAGGCGATATCGAGCGCCTCGTCCAGCACGCGGGAGAAGCAGGCGATGACCACCCGCTCCGCCCCCGCCCGTTTCAAGGCAGAGACGCAGGCATCACTCGTGGCCCCGCTGGTCAGCACGTCGTCGACGAGAACCACCTTCGTCCCTTTCAGCACGGCCTTTCGCCCGGGATGCACCGCAATCGCGCCGGACAGCGCCCGCTTGCGCGCCAGCTTGCCAAGCCCACCCAGCGAGCGCGTCGCCTTGCGCCTGACGAGAGCATCGACCGCAAGCCGTGCCCCGGTTCGCTTTCCGATCTGCCGGGCCAGTTCGGCCGCCTGGTTATAGCCGCGCTTCCACAAGCGCCAGCGATGCAGAGGGACGGGCACGAGCACCCAGTCCTCGTCCACGAATGACAGCTTGGGCACCATCAGCCCCGCCATCATCGGCGCGAGCGCAATGCGGTTGCCGTGCTTGAAAGCAAGCACAAGCTTGCGCGACGGATCGTTGTAGAGCGTGCCCGCAGCGATCCCGCCATGGCGCGGTGGATCGGCGAGGCATGGTGCGCAGGTTCCGCCCTCCGGCATGGCGTCGCCGAACGGCCGCTGGCAGGATGCGCAGCAAGGCTCCCCCGGAATGACGAGCGTGTTCCAGCAGTCCACGCACAGCCCCGCCGCCGAACCGATCGCCGCTCCGCATAGCGGGCAGCGTGGCGGAAAGATCAGGTCTATCAACGGCGCAAGGGCCTGTCCGGGCGACATGGCGCGATCCTATGCAACCGCCCTTGCGCAACAAGCCCGCACGAGGGGCATTGCAAGGTTTTCATCGACGCGGCAGGGGAACGTCCATGGCAAGCAAGGCTCCCCCCCGCATCTTCTCCCCGGCCCGCCGCATGGCCCTCCGCCGGCGCATGCTGCAACTCCAGCAGTTGCCCGATGCACCGCGCTACCTGATCGACGACATGGTGGAGGATGTGCTGGAGCGCCTGTCCTTCCTGCGCTTCGAGCCGAAGACCGCGCTGGTGGTGGGCGATTATTCGGGTGCCCTCGCCACTCAGTTGCGCGCGCAGGGTGTGACCGTGACCGAAGTCGATCCCGCCATGGGCTTCGTCGAGGAGCAGCCCTGGCCGTTCGCGGACATCGATCTCATCGCCAGCCTCGGCACTCTCGACACCGTGAACGACCTGCCGGGCGCGCTCGTCCATGCGCGCAAGGCGCTGGCGCCGGGCGGGATGCTGATCGCCAGCTTCCTCGCCTCGGGCAGCGTGCAGAAGCTGCGCGACGTGATGCTGGCAGCCGACGGCGACCGACCGGCGGCGCGGGTTCACCCCTCGGTCGATGTGCGCGCGGGGGCACAACTGCTCCAGCGCACCCTCTATGCGGACCCGGTGGCGGATCATCGTCATCTCGACGTGGGTTTCCGCAGCCTTGAGCGCCTTGCGGGCGACCTGCGTGCGCAGGGCCTGGCGAACGTGCTCGCCGATCCCGGCCCGCCGCTCGGCAAGGCGGCGCTGGCGCGGGCGCATGATGCGTTCGCTGCTGCCGGTGAAGGCGGACGTACGGTGGAGCGATTCGAAATCCTGACGCTGTCCGGCTGGAAGCGTTGAGGCACAAAAAATCGGCGAGGCCCATGGGAGCCTCGCCGATGAATTTTTCCGGTAGCGGTCCCGGGTCAGGCCCGGGACAACGCCATCAGGCCAGCGCAGCCTGAGCCGCAGCCAGACGCGCGATCGGCACGCGGTAGGGCGAGGCCGAGACGTAATCGAGGCCGACCTTTTCGCAGAACGCGATCGAGGCGGGATCGCCGCCATGCTCGCCGCAGATGCCGAGCTTGAGCGCATCGTAAGTCGCGCGGCCACGCTCGGCGCCGAGCTGGACCAACTGGCCCACGCCCTCGACGTCGAGGCTGACGAACGGGTCGCGCGGATAGATGCCCTTCTCGACGTAGGGGCTGAGGAAACGCGCGGCGTCGTCGCGCGAGACGCCCAGCGTGGTCTGCGTCAGGTCGTTGGTGCCGAACGAGAAGAACTTCGCCTCTTCCGCGATCTCGCCTGCCATCAGCGCGGCGCGCGGCAGTTCGATCATGGTGCCAACGAGGTAGTCGAGCGTCTTGCCCTTCTCTGCGAAGACCTTGGTCGCAGCCTCGTCGACGACCTTCTTGAGGATCGCCAGTTCGCGCTTCGTGGCGACGAGCGGGATCATCACTTCCGGCACGATCGCCTCGCCCGAAGCCAGGGCGACGTCGCAGGCCGCCTCGAAGATGGCGCGGGCCTGCATCTCGTAGATCTCGGGGAAGGTGATGCCGAGGCGGCAACCGCGATGGCCGAGCATCGGGTTGAACTCGTGCAGTTCGTCCGCCCGGCGCTTGAGCGTATCCACACCGATGCCGATGGCGTCCGACAGTTCCGAGAACTCCGCGTCGCTGTGTGGCAGGAACTCGTGCAGCGGCGGGTCGAGCAGGCGGATGGTGACGGGCAGGCCCGCCATCACCTCGAAGATCGCCTGGAAATCCGCACGCTGTTCGGGCAGCAGCTTGGTGAGCGCCTCGCGGCGGCCCTTCTCGTCCTCGGCCAGGATCATCTGGCGCACGGCCGAGATGCGGGTGGCGTCGAAGAACATGTGCTCGGTGCGGCACAGGCCGATGCCCTCGGCACCGAACTGGCGGGCCATGCGGCAGTCTGCGGGCGTCTCAGCGTTGGTGCGCACCTTCATGCGGCGGTGCTTGTCGGCCCACTCCAT includes these proteins:
- a CDS encoding MFS transporter, whose translation is MSLPAPTSPLQIADYRKFWLARFLAVLATTGTVVIIGYQLYDVARTDYGMSIAQASFQLGLLGFAQFLPVFLLTPVAGFVADRFDRRRVAGTASLLDMCVAIGLGITTTMEVRSLPVLYAFAVLHGVVRVFISPSMSAIAPNIVPPKLIPRAIGFNSIAMQAGTIIGPAAYGFMFASHHAMPYWCSALFTLGASISVQSIRNLPAIPRDPAKAHPIRQIVEGFNFVWSERFLFGCITLDLFAVLLGGATALMPVFARDLLHVGPEGLGQMRAATAAGAAVVALWLSFQPMQSNVGVKMLAAVVAYGAATIGFGLSRHFLLSLAFLALLGAADMISVFIRSSLVQLRTPDEVRGRVSAISGLAISASNELGEFQSGFAAALLGATGAVVFGGSAAIVITLAWAWLFPEIRRARTFEARWEQKA
- the cysK gene encoding cysteine synthase A; translation: MKADSILATIGDTPHIRLSRLFPDHEVWVKAERANPGGSIKDRIGLAMIEAAEADGSLQPGGTIIEPTSGNTGIGLAMAAAVKGYTLVLVMPESMSVERRRLMLAYGAKFDLTPREKGMKGAIERAKELIEATPGSWMPQQFDNPANVDIHVKTTAQEILKDFAEEPIDVLVTGVGTGGHLTGCAETLKAAWPSMKAYAVEPTLSPVISGGQPGPHPIQGIGAGFIPGNLHTQSIDGAIQVDPADAKEWARRCATTEGMLVGISSGATLAAIAQKLQDLPAGSRVLGFNYDTGERYLSVPDFLPE
- a CDS encoding dienelactone hydrolase family protein, which codes for MTYTPSLEPVAYSHAGVDLTGWLARPEGTARAAVALFPTIANVIPLMEERARKLAAEGYLVMITDFYGEPIASFEASFPIAEKLRANNDYYRARIIAGIDVLRGLADGLKLFAIGHCMGGQAVLEAARAGEELAGVVSFHGTLPTTAPAQPGGIRPRILVCHGDADPLVPREHVVAFWEEMDAAGANWHFHSYGNVKHGFTDPHSPDKGMAFLDYNVSADRQSWASMLSFFEEILG
- the hisI gene encoding phosphoribosyl-AMP cyclohydrolase, which gives rise to MTDVTTEEREMGTAFLPRFDAQGLLIAIAVDSRSREILMVAYMDAEALAKTRETGLAHFHSRSRGKLWLKGETSGHFLRVDEIRVDCDQDALELRVTPEGPACHTGARSCFYRKLDGEVLERVER
- a CDS encoding ComF family protein, which encodes MSPGQALAPLIDLIFPPRCPLCGAAIGSAAGLCVDCWNTLVIPGEPCCASCQRPFGDAMPEGGTCAPCLADPPRHGGIAAGTLYNDPSRKLVLAFKHGNRIALAPMMAGLMVPKLSFVDEDWVLVPVPLHRWRLWKRGYNQAAELARQIGKRTGARLAVDALVRRKATRSLGGLGKLARKRALSGAIAVHPGRKAVLKGTKVVLVDDVLTSGATSDACVSALKRAGAERVVIACFSRVLDEALDIA
- a CDS encoding methyltransferase domain-containing protein produces the protein MASKAPPRIFSPARRMALRRRMLQLQQLPDAPRYLIDDMVEDVLERLSFLRFEPKTALVVGDYSGALATQLRAQGVTVTEVDPAMGFVEEQPWPFADIDLIASLGTLDTVNDLPGALVHARKALAPGGMLIASFLASGSVQKLRDVMLAADGDRPAARVHPSVDVRAGAQLLQRTLYADPVADHRHLDVGFRSLERLAGDLRAQGLANVLADPGPPLGKAALARAHDAFAAAGEGGRTVERFEILTLSGWKR